CTTATATGGTGGGATCCCTTTTGTTTCAATTATATTAAATTTGTTTTCTATACTTCCAATATCTTGTAGTTTTTGGTTCGCTTCATAAAGTTGATTCTTTAAAGCCGCCTCACCTACAATGTGATTAGCTAAGTTATTTATCATATGGGCTATAGCCTCTATCTTCTCTAACTCCATTATACCTAACTCTTTATGTAAACTTTTTAACTCAGGGAAATTATCTAAGTTAACCTGATATTTTTTACTAACGATCCTTTCTAACTCTTCATTATCCTCTAAAAGTTTAACTTGTCCGGCCATTATTGCCCCAATGTATTGATCATTTACAACTATAGGAATTGCAATGTCTACTATATTAAAGTGGCAAAGATAGATATATGCATCTTGATTTCTAGCAGCTTCTAATCCTCCACGGGAGTCACACTTTTCACATAATTCGGTAAGCTTTTTATCTTTTCGAACTCTTGCACAAAATTTACTACATGAGCTATGTTTTGTTATAGGTATGCCCTTGTAATCTACCAATATAACTGCTAGCCCTGTTGCCTTAGCAATATCATCCTGCATTTTCTGAAATTTTTCTATATTTATAATATAATCCAACTGATCTAAATTAGAATTCATTTTGTAATTTTCGCATAGTTTAATAAAATTGAGTAGTTTAAAATAACTTTTTTCAAATAAATTAAACTTTAAAAAGTTACAACTCTCTTAAAATCAATATCTAGACTTAAAGAACTTAGATATTTGAGAAAACTAAGTACTAAACCTTATAACATATAGGAGATATCCCTATTCAATTTGAGTGTTAAACCTCATTCCTGTAATTAAAATTTAGATGTATTATTTATTCATTAGTTAAAGTTAATTATTAAAAGTTATTATATTTAAAAATGTAAATAAAAGTTGATTATAAAAAGTTAAAAAATTATTAAAAATCAGGGTCTGTAATAATACAGATTCTTTTTATCTATCAAAATATTAAACTATAATTTTATATAAAATAAGATAATCATACCTATAATCTATCATACTTTAGAGTTTAAACTCTCGTTAAATGACAAAGGTTGATCTAAATAATATAACTCAAAATTCTATACAAATTGATAACCTCATAATGCCTTTGTTGAGCTGACCAATCTATTGGTTCTGCTCCAACTGTTTATTATGGATTAATCTATCTACTAAATCTCTTAACTTATTATCAGGGTCATTTATATACATTGATTTCCCTTTAGGGTATAAATCAAATTCACCACTATAACTGACAACACCTGATAAAAATAAGTCATCTTCTCTATAATAAATCAAAATATGAGTTGACTTATCATTTTTAATAAAACTAAAAAATATTTTATCATATACCTTTTTTTGTTTCTTAGGCTCAAATATTACACTATTCATTGATGACGTAATAATATTATAATCTTTTGAATATTGTTCAATCTTAATTTTTTTTTCAACATTCCCAGCTGTATCAATAAAAACATGAACAAAATCAAAATTGTTATTTAGTATAAAATCCAACCTATTATTTGCTCTTATTCTACCAATAAATGAAACTAAAATAATTATGAAGAGAACTACTATTAATAATACAGGTCCGATATTTATTGTTTTTTTTTCATTCATTATTTATTAAAAACCTTATTATATCCCCATTCTGCATGTTGTTTATTCCTCAACAGACTATACTCCCATGCAGACATTCCATTAAAGACATTCCCTGCCCCTCCTCTACCAGCTGTAGTACCTGACGCACCTTCTGTCATTGCAGAGTAAAATTGTCTTTTTAATTTATCTTGTGAAAAAGGTACTACATCTCCAATGAGTTCTGTATAACCATTTAGCTGAGCAGAGCCAATAAAGAATCCTTTTCCCAATTTTATTTCTTTTCCATTAGATAGTTTTATGCCTGGAATACCCAAAGATACTCCACGACCTTTCCAATCTCCACTACTAATATTGTGTGTAGATCCTAAAACTAAATTTCGAATATTATCTGTATAAGGTCCAATTAAAGTTTCTGCTACTTTTCTCTGAGATAAATGACGAGGAAGCTTTGCATAGAACTC
Above is a genomic segment from Thiospirochaeta perfilievii containing:
- a CDS encoding PocR ligand-binding domain-containing protein, whose product is MNSNLDQLDYIINIEKFQKMQDDIAKATGLAVILVDYKGIPITKHSSCSKFCARVRKDKKLTELCEKCDSRGGLEAARNQDAYIYLCHFNIVDIAIPIVVNDQYIGAIMAGQVKLLEDNEELERIVSKKYQVNLDNFPELKSLHKELGIMELEKIEAIAHMINNLANHIVGEAALKNQLYEANQKLQDIGSIENKFNIIETKGIPPYKDNKLSLLKPALEYIEDNFRDKIYMEKMAYLCNISPGYFSKIFKRETGETFSSYVNIVKLKRAKEMLETTDEPIVNISLDLGYEDCGYFIKVFKKYIGKTPSNYRNNLDL